From Peromyscus maniculatus bairdii isolate BWxNUB_F1_BW_parent chromosome 8, HU_Pman_BW_mat_3.1, whole genome shotgun sequence, a single genomic window includes:
- the Il12b gene encoding interleukin-12 subunit beta, with translation MYHQKLTISWFAVVLLASPLMAIWELEKDVYVVEVDWSPGAPGERVVLTCDTPEEDDITWTSDQSSEVVGSGKTLTIQVKEFSDAGQYTCHKGGETLSHSLLLLHKREDGIWSTDILKDQKDPKNKTFLKCEAANYSGRFTCWWLTAVSTDLKFNLKSSSSSSESRAVTCGAASLSAEKVTVDQRDYKKYSVACQEDITCPTAEETLPIELVMEAQHKYKYENYSTGFFIRDIIKPDPPKNLQVKPLKNSQVEVSWEYPDSWSTPHSYFSLKFSVEVHGKKGKKNVSLIVDKLSAQVRCSKGAEVRVRAQDHYYNSSWSKWTSVPCS, from the exons ATGTATCACCAGAAGCTGACCATCTCCTGGTTTGCCGTTGTTCTGCTGGCATCTCCGCTCATGGCCatctgggagctggagaaagaTG TTTATGTTGTAGAGGTGGACTGGTCCCCTGGTGCCCCTGGAGAAAGAGTGGTCCTCACCTGTGACACTCCTGAAGAAGATGATATCACCTGGACCTCAGACCAGAGCAGTGAAGTTGTCGGCTCTGGAAAAACCCTGACCATCCAAGTCAAAGAGTTTTCGGATGCTGGCCAATACACCTGCCACAAAGGGGGAGAGACTCTGAGCCACTCACTTCTGCTGCTTCACAAGAGGGAAGATGGAATTTGGTCCACTGATATCTTGAAGGACCAAAAAG ATCCCAAAAATAAGACCTTCCTGAAATGTGAGGCAGCAAATTACTCCGGACGGTTCACCTGCTGGTGGCTGACGGCAGTCAGCACGGACTTGAAGTTCAACCTCAAGAGTAGCAGCAG TTCCTCTGAGTCCCGAGCAGTGACATGTGGAGCAGCGTCTCTGTCTGCAGAGAAGGTCACAGTGGACCAAAGGGACTATAAGAAGTACTCGGTGGCATGCCAGGAGGACATCACTTGCCCAACTGCCGAGGAGACCTTGCCCATTGAACTGGTGATGGAGGCCCAGCACAAGTATAAATATGAGAACTACAGCACCGGCTTCTTCATCAGGGACATCA TCAAACCGGACCCACCCAAGAACCTGCAGGTGAAGCCTTTGAAGAACTCTCAGGTGGAGGTATCCTGGGAGTACCCTGACTCCTGGAGCACTCCCCATTCCTACTTCTCCCTCAAGTTCTCTGTTGAGGTCCATGGCAAGAAAGGAAAG AAAAATGTGTCCCTCATCGTAGACAAGCTCTCTGCCCAAGTCCGATGCTCCAAAGGTGCAGAGGTCCGGGTGCGAGCTCAGGATCACTACTACAATTCATCATGGAGCAAATGGACATCTGTGCCCTGCAGTTAG